The region CTTTTAACAGGCCAGATAAATTTCTGGTTTGATTTTAATCCGCCTTAAAAATTATTTAAACTTAAGGTCTTTTCTTAACAAGATTATTAGTATATATTTGTTAATCATTAATTAATATGATGAAAAAAATTACAATCTTATTGCTCGGGTTAATTTTAAGTTCTCAATTTAAAATGACCGCCCAGGAAGAAAGGGATAGAGTTATAACTACCGCAGTTCCCTTTTTACTGGTAGCTGCTGATGCCCGGGCGGCTGGAATGGGAGACCAGGGAGTAGCTACTTCTCCCGATGCGTTTTCCCAGCAATGGAACCCTGCGAAATATGCTTTTGCTACCAGCGAACACGCGATAGGAGTCTCTTACACTCCATACCTTAGTAATATTGTTAGTGATATCTTTCTTGGGAACATTAGTTATTACCATAGAATTAATGATAGAAGTGCAGTTGCTTCCAGTTTAAGATATTTTAGCCTGGGAAGTATAGAGCGAAGAGCAAGTTTTGAACAGGCTCCTTTAGTGGTAAATCCCAATGAACTTACCTTTGATGTTTCCTATTCTTTACGTTTAAGTGATAATATCTCTATGGCGGTGGCCGGGCGTTACTTGCATTCAGATCTTGGTTTGCAGGACGAAGAAGACTTGGGGGCAGCCAATAGCTTTGGGGTAGATGTTGCAGCATATTATCAGAGTAATCAAATGGTTTTTTCAAACTTTAATGGAGTTTGGAAAGCAGGTGCGAATATTTCAAATATTGGCCCTAAAATGAAATATGAAGATGCCGGGCAGGAAAATTTTATTCCAACAAACTTTAAAGTAGGTACTGGTTTCGA is a window of Salegentibacter salegens DNA encoding:
- the porV gene encoding type IX secretion system outer membrane channel protein PorV, with product MKKITILLLGLILSSQFKMTAQEERDRVITTAVPFLLVAADARAAGMGDQGVATSPDAFSQQWNPAKYAFATSEHAIGVSYTPYLSNIVSDIFLGNISYYHRINDRSAVASSLRYFSLGSIERRASFEQAPLVVNPNELTFDVSYSLRLSDNISMAVAGRYLHSDLGLQDEEDLGAANSFGVDVAAYYQSNQMVFSNFNGVWKAGANISNIGPKMKYEDAGQENFIPTNFKVGTGFDFIFDIENRLGAYVEFNKLLVPTPKDFNDDGEIDAEDDAEYNDIGAIEGIFTSWGDAPGGFGEELREVTWALGAEYMYRNAFAFRAGYFSESLTKGSRRFVSFGAGFKYEQVNIDISYLFSTSPVPSPLEGTLRFGLTFNFGDQFPAY